Genomic DNA from Rubinisphaera margarita:
GTTGAGGCGTTGCTGCAGTCCACTCGCGTTGGGTCCACTGCGCGGACGCGGAATGCGGGCGATTCGAAGGCCAGGCGAGCAGGGTTCCTTCGAGGATCTCCCTCCGTCGGTGAGTCAACCGGAGCAGAGAGATCTCAATGTGTCGGCGAGGTCGTTACCGCGTCCGCACAGCGGACTCTACTCTGGTTGACTACTCGTCTTTGTCGGACGGGGCTGCTGCTCCTTCCGGGCGCAGCAGGGGGAAGTAGATCACGTCGCGAATGCTGCGGCTGTTGGTTAGCAGCATGACGAGGCGGTCGATGCCGATACCCAGGCCTCCGGCGGGGGGCATGCCGACTTTGAGGGCGCGGACGAAGTCGTGGTCCATCTTGGCCATCGAGTCTTCTTCGTCCTGCCCCTCGAGCTGGGTGAGAAAGAGTTCTTCCTGCAGCTTCGGGTCGTTCAGTTCGGTGTAGGCGTTGGCGAGTTCCATCCCCTTCACGTACAGCTCGAACCGCTCGGCAATGTTCGGATCGTCCTGCTTCCGCTTGGTCAGCGGGCAGATGCTGGCCGGGTAATCGATCACGAACACCGGGCCCTGCAGGTTGTCTTCGACCAGCTCTTCGAAGACTTCGTTCACGATCACATCGGGGTGCTTGCCAGCCGTTTCGATTCCCTTGCTCTTCGCGATCTCTTCGACGGCAGCCGTATCCGACATCTCGCAGCCGGCGGCTTCGCGGAACAGATCGGCGTACTTCTTTCGCGGCCAGGGCGCGGTGAAGTCGATCGTTTCTTCCCCGTCGTCGCCCCACGGCAGGACCATGGTGTCGGAGATCGCCTTCACGGCGTCAGTGACGATGGCTTCGGTCAGGTCCATCATCGTTTCGTAGTTGCCGTACGCCTGATAGATCTCGATCATCGTGAACTCAGGGTTATGCGTGGCATCAATCCCTTCGTTACGGAAGACGCGACCAATCTCATAAACACGTTCGACACCCCCAACCATCAGTCGCTTGAGGTGCAGTTCGAGGGCGATTCGCAGATACAGCTCGATATCGAGCGCGTTGTGATGCGTAATGAACGGACGGGCGGCTGCTCCCCCGGCGATAGCGTGCAGCACTGGCGTCTCGGCTTCGACGTACTTCTGTCCCCGCAGCGTCTGGCGAACCGAGTCGATGATCTTCGATCGCTGCAGCATCCGGTCGAGGACGCCGTCGTTGTAGATCAGATCGATGTAACGCTGCCGCAGCAGCATTTCGATGTCCTTGGCGCCGTGGAACTTCTCCGGCGGCTGGGCCAGCGACTTGCAGAGGACGGTCAGCTCTTCGACAAAGATCGAAACTTCGCCGGTCTGCGTGCGGCGGATCGGGCCGTCGATGCCGATCAGATCGCCCAGGTCGAGCGCGGAGACGAGTTCCCACTGCTGTTCGGTCATATCGCCACGAGACATCAGCAGCTGAATGCGACCGGTCGCGTCCTTCACGTCGAAGAACCGCAGCTTCCCAGCCTTGCGGCGGCCCATGATGCGGGCGGCAATGCGGACGCGGGGGCCGTCGTCGCCGGTTTCTTCCGGGCAGAGCGGACGGACCTCTTCGATCGGCTGATGATTGTCGAACCGCTGACCGTAGGGATCGAGTCCCATTTCGCGGATCTTCTGGACTTTCTCGAGACGGGCCCGTTCGAAACGGTCAGGCTTTTGTGGGGTCGAACTCATGGGACTCTGCAGGGAATGAAGGAAAAAGCGGGCAGCAGGCGAGCCGGCATCGGCCGCATCAGGCAAGCGAGGCATCATCGACAATGACCCGAGGGAAGTCAACGAACCAGTTCCGGAGAGACGCCGGGCGCAGAGAGGAGGTTCGGCTGATACAGATTGAGGGCCGGACCGGGTGCCATGCCCACGCTTGCGTGGGCATGCTATGGAGATGGCTTGTCGATTGACGCACAGACGTAAACCAGTCGTTGCCAGGTTGTTCATGCCGATGCAATCGAAAACTTTGGGGTGGCCCTGATCGCTGTGCGATCAGGGCGGTGAAGCCGTCGGAGAATGCACCTGCCGCTCGCCTCGACTGGCAGTCTCGCGGAGATTCAGCGGTCCATTTTCGTGTCGATCACGCAGCGGAAGCCCGTGTGATACGACGCCGAGCTGACATCACTTCTCATGCGGGCGGCGTTGCGGTAGCCGGTGCAGTTGTTGGTGTTGCAGAGGAAGGAGCCGCCGCGGGTGACCCGTTTTTCAATCAGCGGTTCACCCGGATCGAGCCACTTCTCGGGCCCCTGCGGGTTGCGTTTCGGGCTTTCGAGATAGTAGCGGTGATGGTAGTAGTCATTCACCCATTCCCAGACGTTGCCGGCCATGTCGAAAAGACCGTAGTCGTTGGGAGGGAAGGACTTAACGGGAGCCGTGTCGAGAAACCCGTCGAGATTCTGGCGGTCGGTCGGGAAGGTCCCCTGCCAGTAGTTGCACATGAATTGGCCGTTCGGCTGGAATTCGTTGCCCCAGGAATACTTCCAGCCTTCGTGCCCGCCGCGGGAGGCGTATTCCCACTCGGCTTCGGTCGGCAGCCGTTTGCCGGCCCAGTTCGCGTAGGCGACGCAGTCCCGATAGACGACGTTCACGACCGGGTGATCCATCTTGTCGTCGATGGACGAATCCGGTCCGGTTGGGTGCCGCCAGTCGGCTCCCGGCTGGTACTTCCAGGCCTGATATTCCCAGTTCGTATACTCGGTGGTGAAGTTCTCGCGGTCGAAGTCCTTGTTGAAAATCAGGGCACCGGCGACGAGATTTTCTTCCGGAATGGCCGAGATATCGGGGACGACGCCGATGAAATCTTCCCGCTTCGGTTTGATCTCGGCGAAGGTGACGTAGCCGGTTTCGTCGACGAATTTCGCGAACTCGGCGTTCGTCACTTCGGTTTCGTCCATCCAGAAGCCGTCGACGATGACCTCGTGAGCCGGAATTTCATCGGCTTTGATCTTGTCGGGATTCTCGCCCGTCGGCGGAAGTTCTTCGGTCCCCATCGTGAAGGAGCCACCCGGGATCCAGACCATGCCCTTCGGAGCGGGACCGGGAGCTTCAGTGATCGGCGGCGGCCCGTCATCTTCCTGCTCCACGGCTGCGGCGGCGGGAGCGTCCGTGGCGGAGTCGTCACTCGCATCGCGACGGAACAGCGAAGCCGGACCGACGGCTGCCAGAATGAACAGGCCGATGCAGCCGACGAAGATGATGAGGGGCAGAGATTTTTTCATGAATGATCGATGTCGAGTGCTTTGGAAGACACGTTGAGAGCGGCAATTGCAGAGCGATGTGCTGGGGCGTTATGACGCACCCTGCAGGCCGGAAGCCGCCGGTTCGGGAATACTGCATCATACGGCAGGGCGGCTGGCATGTTCAAATCCTGATGGGAAAACCGGAGCCAGTTCGTTGAATTCTGCGGCGGTCGGAAATGTCCGGTCGTGAAAAGCGCTGGCGTTTCCGGTACGATGCCGCTCGATTCCGGTTCTTGAAACTCTTGATCTGATGGTGCGGCGTTGCGAGATATTCTTCAGGACATTGTGGCCCATAAACGCGGGGAAATCGCCGCTGCGAAGGAGCGGGTTTCGTTCGAGGATCTCGTGGCACACCTGCCCGAGGCTCCTCCGGTCAAGGATTTCGTCACCCAGCTGCGGCTCAATCATCCAATGGGTGTCATTGCCGAGGTGAAAAAGGCCTCGCCGTCCGCCGGGATTATTCGCGAAGACTTCGATCCGGTCGCGATCGCGAAGACCTACGCCGCCCACGGAGCCTCCTGCATCAGCGTGCTGACCGATGAAAACTTCTTTCAGGGACACCTCGATTATCTGAAGCAGATCCGCCAGGCCGTCGACCTGCCGCTGCTGCGGAAGGACTTCATCCTCGACCGTTATCAGATTGCCGAAGCCCGTGTCGCCGGGGCCGATTGTGTGCTGCTGATCGCCGAATGCCTGACCGAGCCGGAACTGCGGGATCTGTATCAGTACTCCCGGAAACTCGGCATGCAGGCACTGGTCGAATTGTACGACGTCGAGAACATGCCGATGGTGCTCGACCTGAACCCGCACATCATCGGGGTCAACAACCGCAACCTGCGAACCTTCAAGACGGACCTCGGGCATTCGATCGAACTGCGAAAGCAGGTTCGCGATACGATCCTGTTCGTCAGCGAAAGCGGCATCCGCACTCGCGAGCATACCCGCCTGCTGGAAGAGAACGGCATCCATGCAATTCTCGTCGGCGAATCGCTGATGCGATCAGACGATATCGGAGCGGCTCTGCAGAGTTTATTGCACGAATAGCCCGATTCGTGGCGGCAGCATCCTGCCGCCGCTACGAGGAGTTGTGTGGTCCACTCCCGTAGGGTTCACTTCACGAGGTGGCTGGTTCCGCGGCCGGGGTGGCTTTCTTTCTCGGCCACCAGTGCAGGACCAGCAGCATGGCGCAACCGAGCAGACACGTGGCGGCGAACCAGTCTCCGATGGCGAGGTAGAGGCTGCCGCGGTTGTCGAGGGGGATCGTCTGCACGAGGACCGCTTCGAGTTTGCGGCGGTAGCGGCCGGTGTCGGGATCGCGGTACGAGATATCTTTCGGCTGCCACGTGACCGGGTCTTTGGTCAGGAAGACTTCGGGATCGATGACCTGTCCACTGCCGTTGATGCAGGATGAGATGCCCATGTTGGCGGCTCGGACGAGTGGCTTGCGGAGTTCGACGGCTCGGAACTGAGCGGTAATGAGATGCTGGTCATGCTCGCTGGAACCGGCGAACCAGCCGTCGTTCGACAGGTTGACCAGGAAGTCGACCGGCTTGCCCGATTCCGATTTCGTTTCAATCGTACGGACGATATTTCGCGTGACGTGAGGGACAGTGTCTTCAAAGCAAATGACCGGGGCGCATCGCCATGATTTGTAATCGAAGGCGGTTGCGGTCGTGCCAGCGGTGAGGCCGAAGTTCTCCGGGAACATCCCCGCCAGCATCTCCCAGTCCTGACCAGGAATGTACTCGCCGAAAGGGACGCGGTGCAGCTTGTCGTACCGCTGTTTCAGGCCGGCTTCGGGAGTCACGAGCTGGGCGGAGTTGTATTGAGCCATGCCGTCCGGAGAAGCCACATAGGCTCCCAGGCCGATGACGAGGGCGGCTCCGGCTTTCTCGCTCATCGTTTCGAGAGTCCGGGAGACATCGCTGCGACGCCAGCTTTCCGGCGGCAGATGCGGAGCGATCTCGGCCAGGTCGGCCGTGGAGAGTGAGTCATCCGCTTCCAGCAAGGCGTAGCGGAACATCCCTTCCGGCCAGACGATCATGTCGGGCTGCTCTTCGACGGCCATCCCGGTCAACTCATTGTGGACCATGAACGACTCTTCGTACTGCGACGCGGGAATGTTGAGCGCCGCTTTGAAATTGCCCTGAACCAGAGCGACGCGCGGCCCGGCGGTGAACTCGGCCTGACCGGTTCGGAAGAATCCATAACCGACAGTCATGCCCAGCACGGCTGCGGCGACGGCGAGCGACGTGTAACGCGAACGGGCGGACGGCTCGGCAGCCGGGGTGCCATCGAGAGACGTGCGGATGAACCGCATCTTCTCGAGCCAGCGGGTCGGGACCTGCATGGCGATGGCGGCTGAGATGAGCATCATCACGAAGCTGACGCCGTAGGCTCCGACGAGATCGCTGATCTGAATCAGTTCCGTCCAGTGCACCTGCGAATGGCCGAGATAGTACCAGCCGAATCCGGTAAACAGGAATCCGCGAAGATACTCCAACCCGGTCCAGACGACGGGAGCGACCAGGTACAGCGGCCATTTCAACCGATGCACGCCGACGCGCGTCAGTCCGATGAAGACGGGAATGTAAGCGGCGAGGTAGAAGGCGAGAGCTCCCCAGCCGAAGTACATCAGCGGGTCGCCGTATCGCATCCATTGCAGGACGGGAACGTAAAAGGCGAGTCCACCCAGGTAGCTGGCGAGCAGCATGCGTTTCGGGGCCTGTTCAACCCGAGCCAGAAACAGCCACGGCAGCACGGCAATCCACGCCAGTGGACTGAAGCCGACCGGGTAATAGCTGGCGTACATCGTCAGTCCGGCGGTCATCGACCAGGCGAGGGCGATCCAGAAGGCGGGCGGACGGTTTTCCGCGTTTTCGATAATCTGTTCCACCGTGATTTCCAGTCGTCCCTGCCGCCGTCCGGAACGACCACGATCCGATTCAGAACGAGAGGGTTCCGGGCGGGAGAGAGTTTCTGCTGCGTCCATGGCTGTTCGTTCCTCTGCAGATCGATCCTGATCTGCCCGTTCCGTAATTCCGAGAAAGAGGAGACTGACTCCGCTGAAATAGTGTTCGATCTGTGGCGTCTGCTCGCGCCCCAAATCTGTCGCCCCGGTTACCGCTGAAACCAGCACCAGGCGTCGACAAATTCGTCGGCTTCGTAGGAGTCGGATCGCGGCGGGAAGGCGATCATACCGTTGGCTTCCGCAGCTCCCCGCA
This window encodes:
- the lnt gene encoding apolipoprotein N-acyltransferase; translation: MDAAETLSRPEPSRSESDRGRSGRRQGRLEITVEQIIENAENRPPAFWIALAWSMTAGLTMYASYYPVGFSPLAWIAVLPWLFLARVEQAPKRMLLASYLGGLAFYVPVLQWMRYGDPLMYFGWGALAFYLAAYIPVFIGLTRVGVHRLKWPLYLVAPVVWTGLEYLRGFLFTGFGWYYLGHSQVHWTELIQISDLVGAYGVSFVMMLISAAIAMQVPTRWLEKMRFIRTSLDGTPAAEPSARSRYTSLAVAAAVLGMTVGYGFFRTGQAEFTAGPRVALVQGNFKAALNIPASQYEESFMVHNELTGMAVEEQPDMIVWPEGMFRYALLEADDSLSTADLAEIAPHLPPESWRRSDVSRTLETMSEKAGAALVIGLGAYVASPDGMAQYNSAQLVTPEAGLKQRYDKLHRVPFGEYIPGQDWEMLAGMFPENFGLTAGTTATAFDYKSWRCAPVICFEDTVPHVTRNIVRTIETKSESGKPVDFLVNLSNDGWFAGSSEHDQHLITAQFRAVELRKPLVRAANMGISSCINGSGQVIDPEVFLTKDPVTWQPKDISYRDPDTGRYRRKLEAVLVQTIPLDNRGSLYLAIGDWFAATCLLGCAMLLVLHWWPRKKATPAAEPATS
- a CDS encoding formylglycine-generating enzyme family protein, with the translated sequence MKKSLPLIIFVGCIGLFILAAVGPASLFRRDASDDSATDAPAAAAVEQEDDGPPPITEAPGPAPKGMVWIPGGSFTMGTEELPPTGENPDKIKADEIPAHEVIVDGFWMDETEVTNAEFAKFVDETGYVTFAEIKPKREDFIGVVPDISAIPEENLVAGALIFNKDFDRENFTTEYTNWEYQAWKYQPGADWRHPTGPDSSIDDKMDHPVVNVVYRDCVAYANWAGKRLPTEAEWEYASRGGHEGWKYSWGNEFQPNGQFMCNYWQGTFPTDRQNLDGFLDTAPVKSFPPNDYGLFDMAGNVWEWVNDYYHHRYYLESPKRNPQGPEKWLDPGEPLIEKRVTRGGSFLCNTNNCTGYRNAARMRSDVSSASYHTGFRCVIDTKMDR
- the lysS gene encoding lysine--tRNA ligase, whose protein sequence is MSSTPQKPDRFERARLEKVQKIREMGLDPYGQRFDNHQPIEEVRPLCPEETGDDGPRVRIAARIMGRRKAGKLRFFDVKDATGRIQLLMSRGDMTEQQWELVSALDLGDLIGIDGPIRRTQTGEVSIFVEELTVLCKSLAQPPEKFHGAKDIEMLLRQRYIDLIYNDGVLDRMLQRSKIIDSVRQTLRGQKYVEAETPVLHAIAGGAAARPFITHHNALDIELYLRIALELHLKRLMVGGVERVYEIGRVFRNEGIDATHNPEFTMIEIYQAYGNYETMMDLTEAIVTDAVKAISDTMVLPWGDDGEETIDFTAPWPRKKYADLFREAAGCEMSDTAAVEEIAKSKGIETAGKHPDVIVNEVFEELVEDNLQGPVFVIDYPASICPLTKRKQDDPNIAERFELYVKGMELANAYTELNDPKLQEELFLTQLEGQDEEDSMAKMDHDFVRALKVGMPPAGGLGIGIDRLVMLLTNSRSIRDVIYFPLLRPEGAAAPSDKDE
- the trpC gene encoding indole-3-glycerol phosphate synthase TrpC, with the protein product MRDILQDIVAHKRGEIAAAKERVSFEDLVAHLPEAPPVKDFVTQLRLNHPMGVIAEVKKASPSAGIIREDFDPVAIAKTYAAHGASCISVLTDENFFQGHLDYLKQIRQAVDLPLLRKDFILDRYQIAEARVAGADCVLLIAECLTEPELRDLYQYSRKLGMQALVELYDVENMPMVLDLNPHIIGVNNRNLRTFKTDLGHSIELRKQVRDTILFVSESGIRTREHTRLLEENGIHAILVGESLMRSDDIGAALQSLLHE